AACATACGGCGAACACTTGGAAGCCCTGAAGGAAGCGATAGAGAAGGACGAATATCACCGCTGGATGATGATCGCCGCTCAGGCCAAAATTGAAATGTGGAGAACCCAGCAGGCCAACGCCCGGGCCGAGGGAAGGGCATACACATGAGAAAACTGTGGCGGTGGTTTGACGAGGTGGTCCTCTGGCAGATCGACCTAATCCGTGAGAGATTCGTCTGGAGGTTCAGGAAATACTGGGCCGCCTTATGGCACTGACGCCAGCTCAGAGGCACAAGGACAGGGTTGCTTCGGTTGGCTGTGTTGTCTGCCGGCGCCTGGGCCACGGGAACGTCCCTGCCCAGCTCCACCACATAGCGGGCGGCTCGAGCAAGCGCTCGCCGTTTGCTCTGGTGGGTCTATGTCCAGAGCACCATGACGCCCAGAGGTCTGGGTCCGGGTTCCATGGGATGGGGACGAGAACTTTCTGCAGCATCTTCTCTGTCCCGTGGCTACGTGAGGAGGGGTTGCTTGTGTGGGTGAACGAAGACCTATCGAGGTATGCAAAGTGAGATTGAACTACATAATCATTGGCGCCGGAGGGCACGGCCGGGAGCTATGCGATTGGCTGGACACGCCGCACGTCGCCTTCGCGGACGACGAGAAACCTCTAGGCCCATTGGAGGGGCACGAGAAATTCAACGTGAGGTGGCGGATTGCCGACTTGGGTGAGCTGCTGAAGTTGGGGGATGGTGGGTATTGGACTGGTGGGAAGGATGACTTCCATGTTCCATACATCGCCATGGGATCCCCGGCTGCGCGCAAGGTGATTGTGGAACTGGTTCCGGTGCTACGCCAGTACGGATATGTTTTCCAGCACCGCTTCGCGCACCGCTGCAATAGCGCTCGGATTGGTGGCGGGACTATCATGGGTCCGTTCTCGGACGCCGCGGCCGGAGTGAAGATCGGGCAATTCGTGGACATGAACTACCACTCCACCGTCGGGCACGACTGCGTGGTCGGGGATTTCGTAACCCTCAGCCCATACGTGGGCCTGATGGGCAACGTCACCGTCGGTGAGGGGGCGTACTTCGGGGTTGGGGCGAAGGTTCTCCCCGGAGTGAAGGTTGGGGCGTGGGCAGTCATCCAGGCTGGAGCTATCGTACACAAGGACGTGGCTCCGGGTGAGACGATGTACGGGCACCGGGCGGTTCCTAAGGAGAGGATCACATGACTGATGAAATCTTCGACGTAGGAGAGCCTCTGAAGCAGGCCCTGGTTGTCGTCATGGCGAGCGAGAACGGTAGGGACGGGTGGGTTCCAATCCCCCCGGAGGTGGTCCCTGAGTGGGTCAAGGAGCACGGCGTCATGGGGAGGATTGTGGCGGGTGACGTAGCCCTCCACTGCGGTCTCGAGGACTCACTGCACTACAGAGCGGCGACAGACGACGAGCTGCGCGACCTTAACCAGATACGGATGGGGAACTAGCATGGCTATTACTTACAAGACCTCGGTGGATAGACTTACCAGCGCTCTTTGTGATGCGATCTACAAGAGGATCGAGAACGAAATTAGGGACAAGCTCATAGACCGAATCGAACCATTGGTCGAGGAAGCGGCAAGGGAGGCTGCCAAGGAGATAGCCCCGGCAATTATCAACATACGCGAGGACATGATGACCGGCGATGTGCATGTGGTCTTGATGATCGGGGATAAAAAAGAGGACATCGTATGATCAAGCTTCTTGTTCCAACACTACCCACCACGGACAGCCTCATCCCCTACCTTCGTCGGATCGAGGAAGCGAAGTGGGCGACGAACTTCGGGCACAACGTCCAGGAGCTGGAGTCGCGTCTCAGGGACAGGTATCCGGGGAACCGAGTCGTAACGGTCTCGTCCTGCACAACCGGCCTCGAGATCGTCTACAAGATGTTGAGAGAGGCAGGGCTGAAGGCCATCGCCCTCCCCGCACTCACATTCCCGGCGACAATCCTAGCGGCAGCTAACTCCGGCCTAAATGTACACTACGGGGACGTCGACAAGGAGACCTGGGCTCACCCCAACGTCGCACTTTACGGAACCCCTGCAGACGGCCCTATGGTCGATGCCGCCGCGGCGTTTGGCGAGCAACTCATGTTTGGAGACGTGCCGAAGATTGCCGTGTTCTCTATGCACGCCACAAAGATGGTGGGAGCTGGGGAGGGTGGGTACATCGTTTGCAAGACAGAGGAGATGGAGAATGAATTAAGGATGCGATCAAACTTTGGGATGCTGGCCCCCGGAACCGCATCCATCAAGAACGGAACGAACGGGAAGATGTCCGAGTATACGGCTGCTGTTGCTCTAGCCTCTCTCGACGCCTACGATAGAGAGTCTTGGGTCAGGCTGTACGACCTATATGAAGAGTTTCTACCGTCGTGGGCATTTAGGCCCAAGAGACCTCGTGGCGCCTACCCCATCATGTCTGTGGGGTTACCTGTTGACGCCGTTCCCGTTCAGGAAAGGATGAAGGCCAATGGTGTTGAGACCCGGCAGTGGTATTGCCCGGCTATGGATAGGCACCCACTGTCGACCTCATTCAACTACCCGGAACTCCCGGTTACCCGGTGGATCGAGCGCCACTCACTCGGGCTACCCTACTACCCGTCCCTCACGAGGAGTGAAGTTGAGTACGTGTGCCAGGCCCTAAGTCAATCGGTGGAATCCTGATGGCCCGGCGCCCGGTGTTTACGGACTACAGCCCAGAGATGCAGGCCCGGATTCGTAAGGCCCAGGAGGCCCTAGAAAACAAGGCGGATCGCATCACCACGCAGAAGCTCAATAGGTTCAGCGACGCCCGGGAGACCCGGGTGGTCTTGAAAGAAGCGGTTCTACCACCTGCGGTTATTGTTATTGTTAAGCCGAAGATACCCAAGAAGCCCCGCATCAAACCCCGCGCTGGGCGGAAAGTTCCCCCGGAGCGGCGCACAAAGTATTTCAACAGAATCCTGGGTGGGGTGACCGGGCACACAAAGTACTTCAATAAAATCACCACGGTCGATGGGCGAAAATTCCATTCCAAGAAGGAGGCCAATAGATTCGTTGTTCTCAGGGAGATGGAGAAGGCCGGCGTAATTAAGAATCTGGAGTGCCAGGTCAGGATGCCGATCGAGATCCACAATATCAAAGTCACCACCTACGTTGCTGACTTCGTCTATTACCAGGACGGAGATCGTGTCGTCGAGGACGTCAAGGGAATGAAGAAGGGGGCAGCGTACCAGCACTACTCGCTCAAGAGGGACATGCTGAAGGTGCTATACGGGATAACGATCCTCGAAACATGAAACATAACCCCAAGGAGTTACATCGGATTCAGTCTCTACTCCGTGATTGGGTCCGGTGGCGTCGCGATTGGGCTCCATCAAACGGATACCCGAGGGCGGTTCCTTGGATCAATT
This genomic interval from bacterium contains the following:
- a CDS encoding Ref family recombination enhancement nuclease — protein: MALTPAQRHKDRVASVGCVVCRRLGHGNVPAQLHHIAGGSSKRSPFALVGLCPEHHDAQRSGSGFHGMGTRTFCSIFSVPWLREEGLLVWVNEDLSRYAK
- a CDS encoding acetyltransferase, whose protein sequence is MGERRPIEVCKVRLNYIIIGAGGHGRELCDWLDTPHVAFADDEKPLGPLEGHEKFNVRWRIADLGELLKLGDGGYWTGGKDDFHVPYIAMGSPAARKVIVELVPVLRQYGYVFQHRFAHRCNSARIGGGTIMGPFSDAAAGVKIGQFVDMNYHSTVGHDCVVGDFVTLSPYVGLMGNVTVGEGAYFGVGAKVLPGVKVGAWAVIQAGAIVHKDVAPGETMYGHRAVPKERIT
- a CDS encoding DegT/DnrJ/EryC1/StrS family aminotransferase codes for the protein MIKLLVPTLPTTDSLIPYLRRIEEAKWATNFGHNVQELESRLRDRYPGNRVVTVSSCTTGLEIVYKMLREAGLKAIALPALTFPATILAAANSGLNVHYGDVDKETWAHPNVALYGTPADGPMVDAAAAFGEQLMFGDVPKIAVFSMHATKMVGAGEGGYIVCKTEEMENELRMRSNFGMLAPGTASIKNGTNGKMSEYTAAVALASLDAYDRESWVRLYDLYEEFLPSWAFRPKRPRGAYPIMSVGLPVDAVPVQERMKANGVETRQWYCPAMDRHPLSTSFNYPELPVTRWIERHSLGLPYYPSLTRSEVEYVCQALSQSVES
- a CDS encoding DUF1064 domain-containing protein; protein product: MARRPVFTDYSPEMQARIRKAQEALENKADRITTQKLNRFSDARETRVVLKEAVLPPAVIVIVKPKIPKKPRIKPRAGRKVPPERRTKYFNRILGGVTGHTKYFNKITTVDGRKFHSKKEANRFVVLREMEKAGVIKNLECQVRMPIEIHNIKVTTYVADFVYYQDGDRVVEDVKGMKKGAAYQHYSLKRDMLKVLYGITILET